Genomic DNA from Anolis sagrei isolate rAnoSag1 chromosome 12, rAnoSag1.mat, whole genome shotgun sequence:
ctctgggctattattattatttgattgtaggtgaactataaatcccagcaactacagctcccaaatgacaaaatcaatcactcctaaccccaccagtatacaaatttgggcatatcaggtatttgtgccaaatttggtccggtgagtacatcctgcatatcagatatttacattgcaattcataacagaagcaaaattacagaggacaggagcaggatccaaaacgatcttgacagattagagggatgggccaaaactaacaaaatgaagttcaacagtgacaaatgcaagatactccactttggcaggaaaaacgaaatgcaaagatacaaaatgggggacaatgcctggcttgagagcagtacgtgtgaaaaagatcttggagtcctcgtggacaacaagttaaacatgagccaacaatgtgatgtggcggcaaaaaaagccaatgggattttgtcctgcatcaataggagcatagtgtctagatctaggaaagtcatgctacccctctattccgctttggttagaccacatctggaatattgtgtccaattctgggcaccacaattcaagagttggaatgtgtccagaggagagcgactaaaatgataaagggtctggagaacaagccctatgaggagcggcttaaggagctgggcatgtttagcctgaagaagagaaggatgagaggagatatgatagccatgtataaatatgtgagaggaggccacaggggggagggagcaagcttgttttctgcttccttggagactaggacgcggaacaatggcttcaaactacaagaaaggagattccatctgaacatgaggaagaacttcctgactgtgagaatcgttgagcagtggaactctctgccttgtagtgtggtggaggctccttctttggaagcttttaaacagaggctggatggccatctgtcaggggtgatttgaatgcaatattcctgtttcttggcagaatggggttggactggatggcccatgaggtctcttccaactctttgattctatgattatgaagtagcaacgaaaatagttttatggttgggggtcaccacaccatgaggaatTCTATTAAGATGTTgtagcattcggaaggttgaaaaacactgatttaCAAAATTCATAAGAAATAATTGAGACCGAGCATGGGTTGGGTGCGATCTTTCTTTATTGGTGCAGAAGACGCACATACGGAATTATCACAGCATTCCTCAGCGCGGGCAAGAAGTAAAGTAAGGCTGGACAACAACATATCCCTGGATTTCGTAACTTAACGCTCTCCAGTTAATCAGATAGTCAGAAAGATTGCAGCCGCTGAAGGCTAGGCACACTTCTGCTGGCGTGAGGACCCTATCCCACATAGACACTTCCCTCATCTCCCCGACAAATGACTCCTTGGCTTCATAACCGCCCAGAATAGAATCCTGATCTTGCCCCAGGACAATGGACGCTTCGTTGCTTATCGAGTATCCCTTTTGGAGGCCCGCTCGGGGAAGCAGCTTCCCATTCACCCACAGGGACACCAACCCCGTGGACGACTCCCAGCTGGCGCAGAGGTGCTCCCAAGCGGGTTTGCCATGCTGCTGCTCGGGAAGGATGAACGTGGTTAATGCGTTGCCGACGTAAACCGTGTATTGGTTTGGCTTGGGCTTGAAGAGGATGATGTCGTTGTCGGTGGTCGGCGTCGCGTAAGAGAAAAAGGTGATTTCCCGGTTCAGGAAGGTGTAGTGCCACAGGCAGACGGTGAAGCTGGTCAGCGGGTGCGGGATCGTGGCCTTCAGGACCACGGCGGCCGAGTCCGATTCGACGGGGAACACGAACACCTGGTTCTGGAGATCTGCGGAAAGGCAACACAGGCAACATTTGTCTCACCAGGGGTGTTTCATACATCCAAAGGCAATACATTCAAAGATACATGGCtcaagaacagtacgtgtgaaaaagatcttggagtcctcgtggacaacaagttaaacatgagccaactatgTGATGCGGCGGCCAAAAAAGCaaacgggattttggcctctatagtgtgtagatcagtgtttctcaacctgggggtagggaccccgggggagggggtcacgagggggtatcagaggggtcaccaaagaccatcagaaaacacagtattttctattggtcatgcgggttctgtgtaggaagtttagcccaattctctcattgttggagttcagaaagctctttgattgtaggtgagcttgcaaccaattgtgtagcttgttgttggcctttgcatcaataggagcatagtgtctagatctagggaaatcatgctacccctctattccgctttggttagaccacacctggaatattgtgtccaattctgggcatcacaattcaagagagatattgacaagctggaatgtgtccagaggagggcaactaaaatgatcaagggtctggagaacaagccctatgaggagcggcttaaggagctgggcatgtttagcctgaagaagagaaggctgagaggagatatgatagccatgtataaatatgtgagaggaagccacagggaggagggagcaagcttgttttctgcttccctggagactaggacgcaatggaacaatggcttcaaactacaagaaaggagattccatctgaacatgaggaagaacttcctgactgggatgTTCTGttcacctttccctatgctatccaaagagtGTGTGTGCAcgggtgcacacacacacagatgggtgggtcaaaaagtaattcCTCCatagatgtctgccatagatgcaggcgaaatgtcaggagagaatgcttctagaacagtggttctcaacctgggggtggggggttgtgagggagtgTCTGAGGAGtgtcagaaaaacacagtattttctgttggtcatggggattctgtgtaggaagtttagcccaattctctcattgttggagttcagaatgctctttgattgtaggtgaactataaatcccagcaactacaactcccaaatgtgaagatctATTTCCTCTAACCTCctgtgttcacgtttgggcatgttgagtattcgtgccaagtttggtccagatccatcattgtttgagtccacagtgctctctggatctaggtaaactacaactccaaaactcaaggtcaatgcctatcaaacccttccagtatttactgttggtcataggtgttctgtgtgccaagactggttcaattcagtcgttggtgttcaaaatgctctttgattgcatgtgaactatacatctcagcaactacaactcccaaatgacagcatcaatctccccctcaaccccactagaatttaaatttgggtgtatcaggcatttgtgctgaatttggtccagtgaatgaaaatacatcctacgtatcagatacttacatgatgattcataacagcagcaacattacagttgtgaagtagcaacaaaaataatgttatggttgggggtcaccacaacatgagagaactgtattaaggggtcgcggcattagggaaattgagaacccctggtctagatccagggaagtcctgctccccatgctctattccgccttggttaggccacacctgaaatattgtgtccaattctgggcaccacaattgaagagagatattgacaagctggaatgtgtccagaggagggcgactaaaattatcaagggtttggagaacaagccctatgaggagcggctgaaggagctgggcatgtcgcactgggactgtggcgcagctggctggttGTCAGCTGCAATAAGATCACTTCTGAtcatgaattcaaagccagcccgggtcagggtgagcttccaaccagttgtgtagcttgttgttgacctttgcatcaataggagcatagtgtctttaTCTGCAGTCctagtttccacaacaagccaaatttgtcAAAATGCAAGTACCACAAGGACACAAAGTCGGGCGAAATTTTCTGGACAGAGACACAGAGACAGTAAACAAAATCCACAGGGATGTTCTGttcacctttccctatgctatccaaagagtgtgtgtgtgtgtgcacacgtgcgcattcacacacacacacacacgggtggGTTAAAAAATAATTCCTCCatagatgtctgccatagatgcaggtgaaatgtcaggagagaatgcttctagaacagtggggtcaggaccccttgggggggtcgcgagggagtgtctaaggggtcatcagaaaacacagtattttctgttggtcatggggattctgtgtaggaagtttagcccaattctctcattgttggagttcagaatgctctgatagtaggtgaactataaatcccagcaactacaactcccaagtgtcaaggtctatttcccccaaactccaccggtattCACatcatattgagtatccatgccaagtttagtccagatcaatcattgtttgagtccactgtgccctttggatgtaggtgaactacaactcccaaactcaaggccaatgcccagcaaacccttctagtattttctgtcagtcatgggagttctgtgtgccaagtttggttcaattccattgttggtggagttcagaatgctctttgattgtaggtgaactataaatcccaacaactacaactccaaaatgacaaaaccaacccctttccaactctaccagtattcggtatttgtgccaaatttggtccagtgaatgaaaatacaccctgcaaaTCAGGTATTTTTATTATGATTCTtagcagtagtaaaattacacttatgaagtagcaagcaaaataattatatggttgggggtcaccacaacgtaagaaactgtattaaggggtcacggcattaggaaggttgagaaccacatagccatatagccggATAAACCTgcacttttacttacttacttattgaaagccaaccttgaaaactctggcatagacactgagaactgggaagccctggccctgaagctctccagctggaggtcagctgtgaccagcagtgctgcagaatttgaagaggcacaaatggagggcgacagagagaaacgtgccaagaggaaggcacgtcaagccaacccgaccggaaaccaatgccctcactgcgggagaatatgcaggtcaagaatagggttccacagtcacctacggacccacctccaggacactgatcttggaagactatcttactcagacaacgagggatcgcctaagtaagaaagtaaagtaaatagcccgaaaaacctacaacaacccagtgattccggccatgaaagccttcgataatacattgccTCTATTGCTCTAACTTGTATTcctttcacagctactggactatctatacATGATATGATAGGGtttaatgggcattgaccttgagtttgggagttgtagttcacctacttccagagagcgctgtggacccaaacaatgatggatctggaccaaatttggcacgaatactcaatatgcccaaatgtgaatactggtggaggttggggaaaataaaccttgacatttgggagttgtagttattatgAGATGTACCGGTCTggattggtggcccaatactgtgtatgtatatgtatgtattttatattttattttatatttttaaatcggaatattgttgttttaaatatattgtaaaccgcaatgagtcgccgtataggctgagatattagcggtatacaagtgtaccaaataaataaataaataaataaatagttgctgggatttatagttcacctacaatcaaagagcattctgaaccccaccaacgatggaattgaaccaaacttggcacacagaactcccacgaccaacagaaaatactggaagggtctggtggacattgaccttctgttttagagttgtagttcacctacttccagagagcgctgtggacccaaacaatgagggatctggaccaaatttggcatgaatactcaacatgcccaaatgtgaatactggtggagtttataataaaccttgacatttgggagttgtagttgctgggatttatagttcacctgcaatcaaagagcattctgaaccccaccaatgatggaattgaaccaaacttggcacacagaactcccaacagaaaatactggaagggtctggtgggcattgaccttgagttttagagttgtagttcacctacatcctgaaagcactgttgactcaaacaatgatggatctggactaaatt
This window encodes:
- the LOC132764508 gene encoding C-reactive protein-like — translated: MEVLHVFVLIFAGFMGSFAQEDLQNQVFVFPVESDSAAVVLKATIPHPLTSFTVCLWHYTFLNREITFFSYATPTTDNDIILFKPKPNQYTVYVGNALTTFILPEQQHGKPAWEHLCASWESSTGLVSLWVNGKLLPRAGLQKGYSISNEASIVLGQDQDSILGGYEAKESFVGEMREVSMWDRVLTPAEVCLAFSGCNLSDYLINWRALSYEIQGYVVVQPYFTSCPR